A single genomic interval of Gossypium raimondii isolate GPD5lz chromosome 11, ASM2569854v1, whole genome shotgun sequence harbors:
- the LOC105801126 gene encoding uncharacterized protein LOC105801126: MHAAHLRLGKLWQYDRDVVHHGKLNHYSLVFKGKKFTLAPLDPKDVHNDQLKMKKFCDGVIGKKDIIEKAERKEAISDKGQNTNDPIDYKDVFNKAPKDLPPLQGIEHQIDLGPSATIPNCLAYQSNPEETKELQRQVDELLQKGYIRESLSPCVVPVL; encoded by the exons ATGCATGCCGCCCATTTGCGTCTTGGTAAACTATGGCAATATGATCGTGATGTAGTGCACCATGGTAAATTGAACCATTACTCCCTTGTGTTTAAAGGAAAGAAATTTACTCTAGCCCCTTTGGATCCAAAAGACGTACACAATGATCAACTGAAGATGAAAAAGTTTTGTGATGGGGTTATAGGGAAGAAAGATATAATTGAAAAggcagagagaaaagaggccaTTAGTGATAAAGGTCAAAATACAAATGATCCAATA GATTATAAGGACGTTTTCAATAAGGCACCTAAAGATTTACCACCTTTGCAAGGCATAGAGCACCAAATTGACTTAGGACCCAGTGCAACAATTCCAAACTGTCTAGCTTACCAAAGTAATCCAGAGGAGACAAAGGAGTTACAAAGGCAAGTGGATGAGCTATTACAAAAGGGGTACATTAGAGAAAGTTTGAGCCCCTGTGTTGTCCCTGTCCTATAG